A genomic segment from Stenotrophomonas maltophilia encodes:
- the murB gene encoding UDP-N-acetylmuramate dehydrogenase, which produces MDTVDGNAPLRWTLTRNAPLQALNTFHVQASAAQLLELHDPALLPDVLALPDVASGPLLVLGSGSNVLIAEDLPGTVLVFGNRDISFLEHRADHAVIRAGAGVPWHGLVMWSLQEGLSGLENLALIPGTAGAAPIQNIGAYGAQVGEFIQAVDAWDCQEQAWVRLDNEQCGFAYRDSVFKQQPDRYLITAIELKLPLLHDLRMDYAGIREELQAQGVELPGAVDVANAVIAIRRRKLPDPDVLGNAGSFFKNPVLPLEQVDVLLQHFPDLPVFPAEQDDKRKVSAAWMIESCGWKGFREGDAGVAPSHALVLVNHGNASGAELLALARRISASVLEKFGVPIEPEPRLLGAQW; this is translated from the coding sequence ATGGATACCGTCGACGGCAACGCCCCGCTGCGCTGGACGCTCACCCGCAATGCGCCGCTGCAGGCACTCAATACCTTCCACGTACAGGCCAGCGCCGCGCAGCTGCTGGAACTGCACGATCCCGCGCTGCTGCCGGACGTGCTGGCGTTGCCCGACGTGGCCAGCGGCCCGCTGCTGGTACTGGGCAGCGGCAGCAATGTGCTCATCGCCGAAGACCTGCCCGGCACCGTGCTGGTATTCGGCAACCGGGACATCAGTTTCCTTGAACACCGCGCCGACCATGCGGTGATCCGCGCGGGTGCCGGCGTGCCCTGGCACGGCCTGGTGATGTGGTCGTTGCAGGAAGGCCTGTCCGGACTGGAAAACCTGGCGTTGATTCCCGGCACCGCCGGTGCCGCGCCGATCCAGAACATCGGTGCCTATGGCGCGCAGGTCGGCGAGTTCATCCAGGCCGTCGACGCCTGGGACTGCCAGGAACAGGCCTGGGTACGGCTGGACAACGAACAATGTGGTTTCGCCTACCGCGACAGCGTGTTCAAACAGCAGCCCGATCGCTACCTGATCACCGCCATCGAACTGAAGCTGCCGCTGCTGCATGACCTGCGCATGGACTACGCCGGCATCCGCGAGGAACTTCAGGCGCAGGGCGTCGAGCTGCCCGGTGCGGTGGACGTGGCCAATGCGGTGATCGCAATCCGCCGCCGCAAGCTTCCCGATCCGGATGTCCTGGGCAACGCCGGCAGTTTCTTCAAGAATCCGGTGCTGCCGCTGGAACAGGTCGACGTGCTGCTGCAGCACTTCCCCGACCTGCCCGTGTTCCCGGCCGAGCAGGACGACAAGCGCAAGGTCTCTGCGGCATGGATGATCGAGTCCTGCGGCTGGAAGGGCTTCCGCGAAGGCGATGCCGGCGTGGCCCCCAGCCACGCGCTGGTACTGGTCAACCACGGCAATGCCAGCGGCGCTGAACTGCTGGCGCTGGCGCGCCGCATCTCGGCCTCGGTGCTGGAGAAATTCGGCGTGCCGATCGAACCGGAGCCCCGCCTGCTCGGCGCACAGTGGTGA
- a CDS encoding MFS transporter, whose product MSVASAATAGSSRLGVVFAGCLTALTIPLSIASPAVGIPAIRAALGGSPAALSWIINAYLLTYGCTTLVAGGLADLHGRRRTWIVGGVLFALVTGLIPLMPDVAWINVLRLLQGMAASAAFAGAMASLAQVFDGQARARVFSLIGTTFGVGAAGGPLMAGALIDALGWEWVFFLPALLAALTVPLVAVSSVESKNAGSPRLDWLGAFTFMLALGSLTYAMIVLPERGVLHPQTLVLLALAVVLLGVFIAVERSHRTPLLDLGLFRNRRFVGVQILAAAPAFSYVVLLVVLPAGFIGVEGLRPTEAGLAMAALSAPLLVVPLVAAYLLQWIPARALCCAGLLIAAVGLAWLAQVFQSPSVRWMPMLVIGIGIGLPWGIMDGLAVSVVGKEQAGMAAGIFNVMRLAGDSVALALVGILLAARIGGRVAQETGVVARAAVHRLSMGDLGGAVEALPGVSRTVLAQAYMESVRGQLFVLAMATVLVAIMLGYLLREKVEPCLRRGGQ is encoded by the coding sequence ATGTCTGTTGCCTCTGCTGCGACGGCCGGATCATCACGCCTTGGTGTGGTGTTTGCGGGCTGCCTGACCGCGCTTACCATTCCGTTGAGCATTGCCAGCCCCGCGGTGGGCATTCCTGCCATCCGCGCCGCGCTGGGTGGCTCGCCTGCAGCGTTGTCCTGGATCATCAACGCCTACCTGTTGACCTACGGCTGCACCACGCTGGTGGCCGGTGGCCTGGCCGATCTGCATGGCAGGCGCAGAACCTGGATCGTGGGAGGCGTGTTGTTTGCGCTCGTCACCGGCCTGATCCCCTTGATGCCCGATGTGGCATGGATCAATGTCCTGCGACTGCTGCAGGGGATGGCGGCCTCGGCAGCGTTCGCGGGCGCAATGGCATCGTTGGCGCAGGTGTTCGATGGCCAGGCGCGGGCCCGGGTTTTCAGCCTGATCGGCACCACCTTCGGCGTGGGGGCCGCAGGCGGTCCTTTGATGGCGGGTGCACTGATCGATGCGCTGGGCTGGGAATGGGTGTTTTTCCTGCCCGCGTTGCTGGCTGCGCTGACGGTGCCCCTGGTTGCCGTGTCATCCGTCGAATCAAAGAACGCCGGTTCGCCTCGCCTGGACTGGCTGGGTGCCTTTACCTTCATGCTGGCGCTGGGTTCACTGACCTACGCCATGATCGTGCTGCCGGAACGCGGTGTGTTGCATCCGCAGACGCTGGTACTGCTGGCGCTCGCGGTGGTGTTGCTGGGCGTGTTCATTGCCGTGGAGCGTTCCCATCGAACACCCCTGTTGGATCTCGGTCTGTTCCGCAACCGGCGCTTTGTCGGTGTACAGATTCTCGCCGCTGCGCCTGCGTTCTCCTACGTCGTCCTTCTGGTGGTGCTGCCGGCGGGGTTCATCGGTGTCGAAGGTCTGCGGCCGACCGAAGCTGGGCTGGCGATGGCAGCGCTGTCTGCGCCGTTGCTGGTGGTTCCCCTGGTCGCAGCCTACCTGCTGCAGTGGATTCCGGCGCGCGCGCTGTGCTGTGCTGGCCTGCTGATCGCTGCCGTGGGCCTGGCATGGCTTGCGCAGGTGTTCCAATCCCCGTCGGTGCGTTGGATGCCGATGCTGGTCATCGGTATCGGCATCGGCCTTCCCTGGGGGATCATGGATGGCCTGGCGGTCAGCGTGGTCGGCAAGGAGCAGGCAGGCATGGCTGCCGGCATCTTCAATGTCATGCGATTGGCAGGTGATTCAGTCGCCCTCGCGCTTGTCGGCATCCTGCTCGCGGCCCGGATTGGCGGACGTGTGGCGCAGGAGACCGGCGTTGTTGCCCGCGCCGCCGTGCACAGGCTGTCCATGGGCGACCTTGGGGGAGCGGTGGAGGCGTTGCCCGGTGTTTCGAGAACGGTGCTGGCCCAGGCGTACATGGAGTCCGTCCGTGGCCAGCTGTTCGTCCTGGCGATGGCGACCGTGCTGGTCGCCATCATGCTTGGCTACCTGTTGCGCGAAAAGGTCGAGCCTTGCCTGCGCAGAGGCGGTCAGTAG
- a CDS encoding SDR family NAD(P)-dependent oxidoreductase, which yields MKLMVIGASRGLGRAFVEGLCSAGDTVIGVSRSRPRDLECPEGVTLQWIEADLSQPTLAANHIAAQAPADLDVLIHNLGIWEETAFSDEYAFLDESDAALAQLVDVNITATLVLLQRLLPRVLGAARPQLVLTGSTSALPRSGRPEVAFGASKFALNGIADALREGFRDRRLAVTSLQLGYLNTDDALSVPVADAAARGDGALVPVHDVVAMVRALLQLSSSGFVRELVLPAIADPRY from the coding sequence ATGAAATTGATGGTCATCGGCGCCAGCAGGGGCCTCGGTCGAGCGTTTGTAGAAGGCCTGTGCAGTGCGGGCGACACCGTCATCGGCGTTTCGCGCAGCCGTCCGCGCGACCTTGAATGCCCCGAGGGCGTCACCCTGCAGTGGATCGAAGCCGATCTGTCCCAGCCCACCCTCGCTGCCAATCACATCGCAGCACAGGCGCCGGCCGATCTGGATGTGCTCATCCACAACCTGGGCATCTGGGAAGAGACGGCCTTCAGCGACGAGTACGCCTTCCTCGACGAAAGCGATGCCGCGCTTGCCCAGCTGGTCGACGTCAACATCACCGCCACCCTGGTGCTGCTGCAGCGCCTGCTGCCGAGGGTTCTGGGCGCAGCACGCCCACAGCTGGTGCTGACCGGCTCGACCTCGGCACTGCCGCGCAGTGGTCGCCCGGAAGTGGCCTTTGGTGCGTCCAAGTTCGCGCTCAACGGCATCGCCGATGCGCTGCGCGAAGGCTTCCGGGATCGCCGCCTGGCGGTAACCAGCCTGCAGCTGGGCTACCTCAACACCGACGATGCGCTGTCGGTACCGGTAGCGGACGCCGCAGCGCGCGGCGACGGCGCACTGGTGCCGGTCCATGATGTCGTGGCGATGGTACGCGCCCTGCTGCAGCTGTCATCGTCCGGCTTCGTGCGCGAGCTGGTGCTGCCCGCCATCGCCGACCCGCGCTACTGA
- a CDS encoding aminoglycoside phosphotransferase family protein: MSFASAQHLGEVLQQSYGITATAVVPRPVGADANASVYRIDARRGQWWLKCRSYQVAPAVWDTLHWLRGTLGIEEIVAPWPALTGGASVQRWGLQFTLFPYVEGQSGFEAALSRAQWQRLGEVLRRLHDACPPPELQAALPSIRMETAALDTVGQWLAGEGLAAARDGLGRAFVSVWDQQHARIAALHAQALQLYAALQDVPVRLHLCHTDLHAGNLLMGNDGGLHLIDWDGLSLAPRERDLMFIGGAVGGRWGRENPLGFEEGYGSDRGDPRWIAWYRHWRVLQDLIEFQQVLLGSDGEDRSPQLRRQSLHFLSEQFAPGNVFDAAERVYRAL; this comes from the coding sequence ATGTCATTCGCTTCGGCGCAGCATCTCGGCGAAGTCCTTCAGCAGTCCTATGGCATCACCGCTACCGCCGTGGTGCCACGCCCGGTTGGCGCCGATGCCAACGCCAGCGTGTATCGCATCGATGCACGTCGCGGGCAATGGTGGTTGAAATGCCGCAGCTACCAGGTTGCCCCTGCCGTCTGGGACACCCTGCATTGGCTGCGCGGCACGCTGGGTATCGAGGAAATCGTTGCACCCTGGCCGGCTTTGACCGGTGGGGCGTCGGTGCAGCGCTGGGGCCTGCAGTTCACCCTGTTCCCCTATGTGGAAGGCCAGTCCGGCTTCGAAGCGGCGTTGAGCCGCGCGCAATGGCAACGGTTGGGCGAAGTGCTGCGGCGCCTGCACGACGCGTGCCCGCCACCGGAGTTGCAGGCGGCGCTGCCGAGCATACGGATGGAAACCGCAGCGCTTGATACCGTCGGGCAATGGCTGGCCGGGGAGGGCCTGGCGGCTGCCAGGGATGGGCTGGGCCGTGCCTTTGTTTCTGTCTGGGACCAGCAGCACGCGCGTATCGCGGCGCTGCATGCGCAGGCACTGCAGCTGTACGCGGCGTTGCAGGATGTCCCGGTGCGGCTGCACCTGTGCCACACCGACCTGCATGCCGGCAATCTGCTGATGGGCAACGACGGCGGCCTGCACCTGATCGACTGGGATGGCCTGTCGCTGGCACCGCGCGAGCGCGACCTGATGTTCATCGGTGGTGCTGTCGGTGGGCGCTGGGGGCGCGAGAATCCGCTGGGATTCGAAGAGGGCTATGGCAGTGACCGTGGCGACCCTCGCTGGATCGCCTGGTACCGGCACTGGCGCGTCCTGCAGGACCTGATCGAGTTCCAGCAGGTCCTGCTGGGCAGCGATGGAGAGGATCGTTCGCCGCAGCTGCGCCGGCAGTCGCTGCATTTCCTCAGCGAACAGTTCGCACCGGGCAATGTGTTCGACGCGGCCGAGCGGGTGTATCGCGCGCTGTAA
- a CDS encoding APH(3')-II family aminoglycoside O-phosphotransferase — MEAPNPFTDGMPLPWAWRETLADARIERQSIGVSRADVARVHRPGQADAFLKSEVIDAFSELGDEIARLRWLQGQGQPAPAVIATAEETGRRWLLMSALPGRDLASSPELPPEHLVELLADALRGLHAIPVTACPFDQRLASRLQAAQARVEAGLVDADDFDDERLGQSAQQVFAELRTTRPEHEDLVVSHGDACLPNLLAVEGRFSGFIDCGRLGVADRYQDLALAARSLVHNFGDTRWVAPLFRRYGVAADERRLAFYRLLDEFF; from the coding sequence ATGGAAGCACCCAATCCCTTCACTGATGGCATGCCGCTGCCGTGGGCGTGGCGGGAAACATTGGCCGATGCGCGCATCGAGCGGCAGTCGATCGGCGTATCGCGCGCAGACGTCGCCCGCGTGCATCGCCCGGGACAGGCCGATGCCTTCCTGAAATCGGAAGTGATCGATGCCTTCAGTGAGCTGGGCGATGAAATTGCCCGCCTGCGTTGGCTGCAGGGACAGGGGCAGCCGGCGCCTGCAGTGATCGCCACCGCCGAGGAGACGGGACGGCGTTGGCTGCTGATGAGTGCCTTGCCTGGGCGCGATCTGGCTTCGTCACCGGAGCTGCCGCCCGAGCATCTGGTGGAACTGCTGGCCGATGCGTTGCGGGGCCTGCATGCCATACCCGTGACGGCCTGTCCGTTCGATCAGCGGCTGGCCTCGCGCCTGCAGGCGGCGCAGGCACGGGTCGAGGCGGGCCTGGTCGACGCCGATGACTTCGATGACGAGCGCCTGGGGCAGAGCGCGCAGCAGGTATTTGCCGAACTGCGCACGACCCGGCCCGAGCACGAGGATCTGGTGGTCAGCCACGGCGACGCCTGCCTGCCGAACCTGCTGGCAGTGGAGGGCCGTTTCAGCGGTTTCATCGACTGTGGCCGCCTGGGCGTGGCCGATCGCTACCAGGATCTGGCGTTGGCCGCGCGCAGCCTGGTCCACAACTTCGGTGACACGCGCTGGGTCGCGCCGCTGTTCCGTCGTTATGGCGTTGCGGCCGACGAACGGCGGCTGGCGTTCTACCGTCTTCTCGACGAGTTCTTCTGA
- a CDS encoding heparan-alpha-glucosaminide N-acetyltransferase domain-containing protein: MSAMDRRLHGLDLARYFALAGMVLVNFRLAMAVEADGDGWLAGCFHLLEGKASATFVTLAGLGLVLATQRSGWMQASVQTWRRALFLLVLGLLNLTLFPADILHYYAVYFALAVLWLRASPQVLLASIACLAAGSFWALLHWDYSQGWNWQTLEYAGLWQWPGAARNLLFNGFHPLLPWMCFFLLGMLLARLQLSQPRVQRALLLLGLLLIGVGQGVQHLAQGTPWQLWLGTQPMPPGPAYVLTGAGAACSAIAACLWVSRRYPGDWLEPLTAAGRMTLTLYVGHILLGMGTLEWLGLLDGSASLPAVLLWALLFLMLATGAAWLWSWRFTRGPLEAVMRRVAG; this comes from the coding sequence ATGAGTGCCATGGACCGCCGCCTGCATGGGCTGGATCTGGCGCGCTACTTCGCATTGGCTGGCATGGTGCTGGTCAACTTCCGCCTGGCAATGGCCGTGGAGGCGGACGGTGATGGGTGGCTGGCGGGATGCTTCCATCTGCTGGAAGGCAAGGCCTCGGCGACGTTCGTTACCCTGGCCGGGCTTGGCCTGGTACTGGCCACGCAGCGCTCGGGCTGGATGCAGGCCAGCGTGCAGACCTGGCGGCGCGCGCTGTTCCTGCTGGTGCTGGGCCTGCTCAACCTGACCCTGTTCCCGGCCGACATCCTGCACTACTACGCGGTGTATTTCGCGCTGGCGGTGCTGTGGCTGCGTGCTTCGCCGCAGGTGTTGCTGGCCAGCATCGCCTGCCTGGCTGCCGGCTCGTTCTGGGCGCTGCTGCATTGGGACTACAGCCAGGGCTGGAACTGGCAGACGCTGGAATACGCCGGTCTGTGGCAATGGCCGGGCGCGGCCCGCAACCTGCTGTTCAATGGCTTCCATCCGCTGCTGCCCTGGATGTGCTTCTTCCTGCTGGGCATGCTGCTGGCACGCCTGCAGTTGTCACAGCCGAGGGTGCAGCGTGCGTTGTTGCTGCTGGGCCTTCTGCTGATCGGCGTGGGCCAGGGCGTGCAGCACCTTGCACAGGGAACGCCCTGGCAGCTGTGGCTGGGAACGCAGCCGATGCCGCCGGGACCGGCCTACGTGTTGACCGGTGCGGGCGCGGCCTGCAGCGCGATTGCCGCGTGCCTGTGGGTCAGCCGCCGGTATCCGGGGGATTGGCTGGAGCCACTCACCGCGGCAGGGCGGATGACCCTGACCCTGTACGTCGGCCACATCCTGCTGGGCATGGGGACGCTGGAATGGCTGGGCCTGCTCGATGGCAGCGCTTCGCTGCCGGCCGTGCTGCTGTGGGCATTGTTGTTCCTGATGCTGGCCACGGGCGCAGCGTGGCTGTGGTCCTGGCGGTTCACGCGGGGCCCATTGGAAGCGGTGATGCGGCGCGTCGCCGGCTAG
- a CDS encoding DMT family transporter translates to MRAALLMLGSTMAFGLMAVAIRYATRYVPTQEVAFFRNAFGLLALLPMLLRPGHAPLKTQQLPRYFVRSAIGLGSMLCAFWALGHLPLAQAVSLSYSTPLFVTIAAVLWLGETMRVRRWAAVVVGFIGVLVIVRPGTAGFTAGSLVAVGAAVLSSLVAIQIKQLTRVDSADTVVLYTYVFWVPLSLVPALFVWVWPTGSAWLWLLATGVLGTIGQLLWTRALRLGEVSALTPTSFLQLPLVTLCGWLLFNESVDRWTIMGAGIILAANAYIAHREAVLSRRAASAAASAAAKPAE, encoded by the coding sequence ATGCGGGCGGCGCTGCTGATGCTCGGCAGTACGATGGCGTTCGGCCTGATGGCCGTGGCCATCCGTTATGCCACCCGCTACGTGCCGACCCAGGAAGTGGCGTTCTTCCGCAATGCCTTCGGCCTGCTGGCACTGCTGCCGATGCTGTTGCGGCCTGGCCATGCGCCACTGAAGACGCAGCAGCTGCCACGCTATTTCGTGCGCAGTGCGATCGGCCTGGGCTCGATGCTGTGCGCGTTCTGGGCATTGGGCCATCTGCCGTTGGCCCAGGCGGTTTCGCTCTCGTACTCCACCCCGCTGTTCGTCACCATTGCCGCCGTGCTGTGGCTGGGTGAAACCATGCGCGTGCGCCGCTGGGCCGCCGTCGTCGTCGGCTTCATCGGTGTACTGGTGATCGTGCGTCCCGGCACCGCCGGTTTCACCGCCGGCAGCCTGGTCGCGGTGGGTGCGGCGGTACTCAGCTCGCTGGTGGCGATCCAGATCAAGCAGCTGACCCGCGTCGACAGTGCCGATACCGTGGTGCTCTATACCTACGTGTTCTGGGTGCCGCTGTCGCTGGTCCCGGCGCTGTTCGTCTGGGTCTGGCCGACCGGATCGGCCTGGCTGTGGCTGCTGGCCACCGGCGTGCTCGGTACCATCGGCCAGCTGTTGTGGACCCGTGCGCTACGGCTGGGCGAAGTCTCCGCCCTGACCCCGACCAGCTTCCTGCAGCTGCCGCTGGTGACGCTGTGTGGCTGGCTGTTGTTCAACGAAAGCGTGGACCGCTGGACGATCATGGGGGCCGGCATCATCCTCGCCGCCAACGCCTACATCGCCCACCGCGAAGCCGTGCTGTCGCGCCGCGCCGCAAGTGCGGCCGCCTCGGCAGCGGCCAAGCCCGCCGAGTAG
- a CDS encoding DUF2938 domain-containing protein, whose product MSGWATTFVTDAVVIGVGATALMDLWALLQRRVLGIPSLDFAMVGRWLGHLARGRFRHEGIGRSAAVSGERALGWTAHYVIGVVFAALLLAVVGNGWVQAPTLWPALAFGILSVAAPFFILQPGMGAGIAASKTPAPGKARLRSLVAHSVFGAGMYFSALLLAAVRAG is encoded by the coding sequence ATGAGTGGCTGGGCGACGACATTCGTGACTGACGCGGTAGTGATCGGCGTGGGTGCGACCGCGCTGATGGATCTTTGGGCGTTGTTGCAGCGCAGGGTGCTCGGCATTCCCTCGCTGGATTTTGCGATGGTCGGCCGCTGGCTGGGGCACCTGGCGCGTGGACGGTTCCGCCATGAGGGTATTGGCCGCTCGGCAGCGGTCAGTGGCGAGCGCGCGCTGGGGTGGACCGCGCATTACGTGATCGGTGTGGTCTTCGCCGCGTTGTTGCTGGCCGTGGTCGGGAACGGTTGGGTGCAGGCGCCGACCCTGTGGCCGGCGCTGGCCTTCGGCATTCTCAGTGTTGCCGCGCCGTTCTTCATCCTGCAGCCGGGCATGGGCGCCGGCATTGCCGCTTCGAAGACCCCAGCGCCTGGCAAGGCGCGGCTGCGCAGCCTGGTGGCGCACAGCGTGTTCGGCGCAGGCATGTACTTTTCCGCGCTGCTGTTGGCCGCGGTCCGTGCAGGATGA
- a CDS encoding TetR/AcrR family transcriptional regulator, translating into MNRIDRNEQRIAQILQAALQCFLVKGFHQTSMRDIAQAAGVSLGNLYNHFPGKEAIILAVAVAESEELAPLLQRLAAADGERAQVLGFLQDFHALCRQPEWATLAVEVLAESARNPAVAEAFAANRRQLQATLAEALQQVAQRERRRPVLAPALQAQVLLDAIESDALRRGLGGAGGTNEASLDLGLLALLLGARA; encoded by the coding sequence ATGAACCGAATCGACCGCAACGAGCAACGCATCGCGCAGATCCTGCAGGCGGCCCTGCAGTGTTTCCTCGTCAAGGGCTTCCACCAGACCAGCATGCGTGACATCGCGCAGGCAGCCGGCGTCAGCCTCGGCAATCTCTACAACCATTTCCCGGGCAAGGAGGCGATCATCCTTGCGGTGGCCGTGGCCGAAAGCGAGGAATTGGCGCCGCTGTTGCAGCGTCTGGCCGCGGCTGACGGCGAACGCGCGCAGGTGCTGGGCTTCCTGCAGGACTTCCACGCCCTGTGCCGGCAACCGGAGTGGGCAACGCTCGCCGTCGAAGTGCTGGCCGAGAGCGCACGCAATCCGGCGGTGGCCGAGGCATTTGCGGCCAATCGCAGGCAATTGCAGGCGACGCTGGCCGAAGCCCTGCAGCAGGTGGCACAGCGCGAACGTCGGCGTCCCGTGCTGGCCCCGGCACTGCAGGCGCAGGTGCTGCTGGATGCCATCGAAAGCGATGCCCTGCGTCGAGGGCTGGGCGGAGCCGGTGGCACCAATGAGGCATCGCTGGATCTCGGCCTGCTTGCGCTGCTGCTGGGCGCACGCGCATGA
- a CDS encoding GNAT family N-acetyltransferase gives MDDAISPLIDAAWQRVFAGQRTLQEGPQLHLACSDDFDGGEDGMLLRPVAGPARALLRPALVARLQLHVQPHWTLAQLQQRLQQLGQHTHGADRVFYVPTATLATLAEYPAPPHIRRLGPTDAAAFNAFQANASEDDLDAAWVELDHWQVFGAFDGEHLLAAGSMYPWSLDAAFADMGVLTLPRARGRGHARQLVHAMAVSAQAAGLQPQYRCQLDNSGSIITAERSGLRAFADWDTVLAAD, from the coding sequence ATGGACGATGCGATTTCCCCGTTGATCGATGCTGCCTGGCAACGCGTGTTCGCCGGCCAGCGCACGTTGCAGGAGGGGCCGCAGCTGCACCTGGCCTGCAGCGATGATTTCGACGGCGGTGAGGACGGCATGCTGTTGCGGCCGGTCGCGGGCCCCGCCCGTGCGCTGCTGCGCCCTGCCCTGGTCGCTCGCCTGCAACTGCATGTGCAACCGCACTGGACACTGGCGCAGCTGCAACAGCGCTTGCAGCAGCTCGGCCAGCACACGCACGGCGCCGACCGCGTCTTCTACGTCCCCACCGCAACACTCGCCACCCTTGCCGAATACCCTGCCCCACCGCATATCCGCCGGCTGGGCCCAACCGACGCCGCAGCGTTCAATGCGTTCCAGGCCAATGCCAGCGAGGACGATCTCGATGCCGCCTGGGTCGAGCTGGATCACTGGCAGGTGTTCGGTGCCTTCGATGGGGAGCACCTGCTGGCCGCTGGCAGCATGTATCCCTGGAGCCTGGATGCAGCCTTCGCCGATATGGGCGTACTGACCCTGCCAAGGGCCCGCGGCCGTGGGCATGCACGCCAGCTGGTGCACGCCATGGCCGTGTCCGCACAGGCGGCCGGGCTGCAGCCGCAGTACCGCTGCCAGCTCGACAACAGCGGCTCGATCATCACCGCCGAACGCAGCGGCCTGCGTGCGTTCGCGGATTGGGACACCGTTCTGGCGGCCGACTGA
- a CDS encoding quinone-dependent dihydroorotate dehydrogenase: MYSLARPFLFSLDAERAHGLGLSALDLAYRTGTTPLLAARIAPMPSTVFGLTFPNPVGLAAGLDKNGEHIDALFALGFGFVEIGTITPRPQAGNPQPRLFRLPAHNAIINRMGFNNAGVDALVRNVERARNRRGMLGINIGKNKDTPNEQAVDDYIACLDKVYPLADYITVNISSPNTAGLRELQEETALRQLVSQLRDRQEDLAARHGRRVPMLVKVAPDLSERDIDAAARVLGELQVDGVIATNTTIDHSKVVGDPLANEAGGLSGAPVLEQSTLVLRRLRSRLPESVPLIGVGGILSGADAVAKMAAGAALVQCYSGLIFRGPALVSECVEAIRRRREAPSRGAVAPL, from the coding sequence ATGTATTCGCTTGCCCGCCCCTTCCTGTTCTCGCTCGACGCCGAGCGCGCCCACGGCCTCGGCCTGTCCGCACTGGACCTGGCCTATCGCACCGGTACCACGCCGCTGCTGGCCGCCCGCATCGCGCCGATGCCGAGCACCGTGTTCGGGCTGACATTCCCCAATCCGGTCGGCCTGGCCGCCGGCCTGGACAAGAACGGCGAGCACATCGATGCACTGTTCGCGCTGGGTTTCGGCTTCGTCGAGATCGGCACCATCACCCCGCGCCCGCAGGCCGGCAATCCGCAGCCGCGCCTGTTCCGGCTGCCGGCGCACAACGCGATCATCAACCGTATGGGCTTCAACAATGCGGGCGTGGACGCGCTGGTGCGCAACGTCGAGCGCGCGCGCAACCGCCGCGGCATGCTCGGCATCAACATCGGCAAGAACAAGGACACCCCCAACGAACAGGCCGTGGACGATTACATCGCCTGCCTGGACAAGGTGTACCCGCTGGCCGATTACATCACCGTCAACATCTCATCGCCCAACACCGCCGGCCTGCGTGAACTGCAGGAAGAAACCGCGCTGCGCCAGCTGGTCAGCCAGCTGCGCGACCGCCAGGAAGATCTTGCGGCCCGGCACGGTCGCCGCGTGCCGATGCTGGTGAAGGTGGCGCCGGACCTCAGCGAACGCGATATCGACGCCGCCGCCCGCGTGCTGGGCGAGCTGCAGGTGGACGGCGTGATCGCCACCAACACCACCATCGACCACAGCAAGGTGGTCGGCGATCCACTGGCCAACGAAGCCGGCGGCCTGTCCGGCGCGCCGGTGCTGGAGCAGTCCACGCTGGTGCTGCGTCGCCTGCGCTCACGCCTGCCCGAATCGGTGCCGCTGATCGGCGTCGGCGGCATCCTGTCCGGCGCCGATGCGGTGGCCAAGATGGCGGCCGGTGCCGCGCTGGTGCAGTGCTACAGCGGCCTGATCTTCCGCGGCCCGGCGCTGGTTTCCGAATGCGTGGAGGCGATCCGTCGCCGCCGCGAAGCGCCGAGCCGCGGCGCGGTGGCCCCGCTGTGA
- a CDS encoding ArsR/SmtB family transcription factor: MNAATELPPSPLEALAEIARTLGHPHRLALLEHIAQGERAVERLAELSGLSVANTSQHLQQLRRAGLVQTRRDGKRILYRSGDGPLGNLLAALRDYADHQRSEMQGVLTDSLQRRDALEGLTVEQLLEQRDSVVLLDVRPREEFDLGHLPGALNIPATELHARMDELPRAVHIVAYCRGPYCVLSNDAVMMLRDAGLSAQRLAAGYPEWKAAGLQVELPRH, translated from the coding sequence ATGAACGCTGCAACCGAGCTGCCGCCATCCCCGCTGGAAGCGCTGGCCGAGATCGCCCGCACCCTGGGCCACCCGCACCGCCTGGCCCTGCTGGAGCACATCGCCCAGGGCGAGCGTGCGGTCGAGCGCCTGGCCGAACTGAGCGGCCTGTCGGTGGCCAATACCTCCCAGCATCTGCAGCAGCTGCGTCGTGCCGGCCTGGTGCAGACCCGCCGTGACGGCAAGCGCATCCTCTACCGCAGCGGTGACGGCCCACTGGGCAACCTGCTGGCCGCGCTGCGTGACTATGCCGACCACCAGCGCAGCGAAATGCAGGGCGTCCTCACCGACAGCCTGCAGCGCCGCGATGCACTGGAAGGGCTGACCGTCGAGCAGTTGCTGGAGCAACGCGACAGCGTGGTGTTGTTGGACGTACGCCCTCGCGAAGAATTCGATCTGGGCCACCTGCCCGGCGCGCTGAACATTCCCGCTACGGAACTGCACGCACGCATGGACGAACTGCCGCGCGCCGTCCACATTGTCGCGTACTGCCGCGGGCCCTACTGCGTGCTGTCCAACGATGCGGTGATGATGCTGCGCGACGCAGGCCTGAGCGCGCAGCGGCTGGCCGCCGGCTATCCCGAATGGAAAGCCGCGGGCCTGCAGGTTGAATTGCCCCGACACTGA